In one window of Vulpes vulpes isolate BD-2025 chromosome 1, VulVul3, whole genome shotgun sequence DNA:
- the IRGQ gene encoding immunity-related GTPase family Q protein, with the protein MPPPRGDVTALFLGPPGCGKSALIAALCDGNVETIEIPEGRPDSGIPSLRAAGPGLFLGELSCPPAAPGPWAAEANVLVLVLPGPEGNGEPLAPALGEAARAALARGTPLLAVRNLRPGESQDEAQARDQTAALLNGAGLGAAALFVLPADCGRPDGCKELERLRVALRSQAEVLQRLLPPAQDGFEVLGAAELEAVREAFETGGLEAALSWVRAGLERLGSARLDLAVAGNADVSLVLNVLLGLDPGDPDAEPVFVPAGPTPYPAPERPNVVLWHVPLGSAGTAAAATPHPTHYDALILVTPGAPTEKDWAQVRPFVLPDAPLVGVRTDGEGEDPEYLEEEDKAEKEKPSCESLENTGGEGVKNACSEGREKRGPGLQKGSEEDSEKAGSGEGSEKAGSESVPPVGGGGKKSGSGDAERAAALSPEDETWEVLEEAPPPVFPLRPGGLPGLCEWLRRALPPAQAGALLLALPPASPHGARMKAAALRAGAWRPALLASLAAAAAPVPGLGWACDVALLRGQLAEWRRALGLEPAALARRERALGLTPGELAERTHFPGPVTRAEVEARLGAWAGEGTAGGAALGALSFLWPAGGAAATGGLGYRAAHGVLLQALNEMQADAEAVLAPHVPAQ; encoded by the exons ATGCCACCGCCACGGGGTGACGTGACCGCCTTGTTCCTGGGGCCTCCGGGCTGTGGCAAGTCCGCGCTGATCGCAGCGCTGTGCGACGGGAATGTGGAGACCATAGAGATTCCCGAGGGCCGGCCGGACTCCGGGATCCCCAGCCTGCGAGCAGCGGGCCCTGGCCTCTTCCTGGGCGAGCTGAGCTGTCCGCCCGCAGCGCCAGGGCCCTGGGCGGCGGAGGCCAACGTGCTGGTATTGGTGCTGCCCGGCCCCGAGGGGAACGGGGAGCCCCTGGCCCCAGCGCTGGGAGAGGCAGCGCGGGCCGCCCTGGCCCGAGGGACCCCGCTGCTGGCTGTGCGGAATCTCCGCCCTGGGGAGTCACAAGATGAAGCCCAGGCCCGGGATCAGACCGCGGCCCTGCTGAACGGCGCGGGGTTGGGGGCCGCTGCTCTCTTCGTGCTGCCCGCGGACTGCGGCCGCCCAGACGGCTGCAAGGAATTGGAGCGCCTGCGGGTGGCGCTGCGGAGCCAGGCGGAGGTGCTGCAGAG GCTCCTGCCCCCGGCACAGGATGGCTTCGAGGTACTGGGTGCGGCAGAGCTGGAGGCCGTGCGGGAGGCTTTTGAGACCGGTGGCCTGGAGGCGGCGCTGTCGTGGGTTCGCGCTGGCCTGGAGCGACTGGGCAGCGCGCGGCTGGACCTGGCTGTGGCCGGCAACGCTGATGTGAGCCTCGTGCTGAACGTGCTGCTTGGGCTGGATCCCGGTGACCCAGATGCCGAGCCTGTTTTCGTGCCCGCGGGGCCCACGCCCTACCCGGCCCCAGAGCGTCCCAATGTGGTGCTCTGGCACGTGCCTCTGGGCTCCGCGggcactgctgctgctgccacccccCATCCGACCCACTACGACGCCCTCATCCTAGTCACCCCGGGGGCCCCCACTGAGAAGGACTGGGCTCAGGTTCGGCCCTTCGTGCTGCCAGATGCGCCGCTGGTCGGCGTGCGAACAGACGGTGAGGGCGAAGATCCAGAGTACCTGGAGGAAGAggacaaggcagagaaagagaagcccaGCTGCGAGAGCTTAGAGAACACAGGCGGAGAGGGGGTGAAGAATGCATGCAGTGAGGGAAGGGAGAAACGTGGCCCGGGATTGCAGAAAGGTAGCGAGGAAGATTCCGAGAAAGCAGGCAGCGGGGAAGGCTCGGAGAAAGCGGGCAGCGAGAGTGTGCCGCCTGTTGGCGGCGGCGGGAAGAAATCAGGCAGTGGGGACGCGGAGCGTGCGGCCGCGCTGAGCCCCGAGGATGAGACGTGGGAGGTGCTGGAGGAGGCGCCGCCACCCGTGTTCCCGCTGCGGCCTGGCGGCCTCCCCGGGCTCTGCGAGTGGCTGCGGCGCGCGCTGCCCCCGGCCCAGGCGGGGGCGCTGCTGCTGGCGCTGCCCCCCGCGTCTCCCCACGGGGCGCGCATGAAGGCTGCGGCGCTGCGGGCCGGGGCGTGGCGGCCGGCTCTGCTGGCCagcctggcggcggcggcggcgcccgtACCCGGCCTAGGCTGGGCGTGCGACGTGGCGCTTCTGCGGGGTCAGCTGGCCGAGTGGCGGCGGGCGCTGGGGCTCGAACCCGCCGCGCTGGCTCGACGCGAGCGCGCGCTCGGCCTGACCCCCGGGGAGCTGGCGGAGCGGACGCACTTCCCGGGCCCGGTGACGCGCGCCGAGGTGGAGGCCAGGCTGGGCGCGTGGGCGGGCGAGGGCACTGCCGGGGGCGCGGCGCTGGGGGCCCTTTCCTTCCTATGGCCCGCGGGCGGCGCGGCGGCCACCGGCGGCCTGGGTTACCGCGCGGCGCACGGCGTCCTGCTGCAGGCCCTCAACGAGATGCAGGCCGATGCCGAGGCGGTGCTGGCACCCCATGTGCCCGCGCAGTGA
- the ZNF576 gene encoding zinc finger protein 576 yields MEDPHLEGAMEQQDSSQERSPRSPGGDICHLGAPQCTRCLITFADSKFQERHMKREHPADFVAQKLQGALFICFTCARSFPSSKALLAHQRSHGPAARPSTPVAPTAAHPTFPCPDCGKTFGQAASLRRHRQAHETRTPPGPFACTECGQDFAQEAGLHQHYIRHARGEL; encoded by the exons ATGGAGGACCCGCATCTCGAAGGGGCCATGGAGCAGCAGGATTCGTCCCAGGAGAGGAGTCCCCGCAGCCCAGGAGGCGACATCT GCCACCTGGGGGCCCCGCAGTGCACCCGCTGCCTCATCACCTTCGCCGATTCCAAGTTCCAGGAGCGTCACATGAAGCGGGAGCACCCAGCCGATTTCGTGGCCCAGAAGCTGCAGGGGGCCCTCTTCATCTGCTTCACCTGCGCCCGCTCCTTCCCCTCCTCAAAGGCCCTGCTCGCCCATCAGCGCAGCCACGGTCCAGCGGCCAGGCCCTCCACGCCAGTTGCACCCACCGCTGCCCACCCTACATTCCCCTGCCCTGACTGTGGCAAGACCTTTGGGCAGGCTGCTTCTCTGAGGCGGCACCGCCAGGCACATGAGACCCGCACCCCTCCAGGCCCCTTTGCCTGCACTGAGTGTGGTCAGGACTTTGCCCAAGAAGCTGGGCTGCATCAACACTACATCCGGCATGCCCGGGGGGAACTCTGA
- the ZNF428 gene encoding zinc finger protein 428 translates to MTETREPTETGGYASLEEDDEDLSPGPEHSSDSEYTLSEPDSEEEEDEEEEEEEATDDPEYDPGYKVKQRLGGGRGGPSRRAPRAAQPPGPPAQPCQLCGRSPLGEAPPGTPPCRLCCPATAPQEAPAPEGRVLGEEEEEPPRVGEGRPAGREEEEEEEEEEGTYHCTECEDSFDNLGELHGHFMLHARGEV, encoded by the exons ATGACAGAGACCCGTGAGCCAACTGAGACTGGGGGCTATGCCAGCTTGGAAGAAGATGATGAGGACCTCTCTCCAG GCCCTGAGCATTCCTCTGACTCTGAGTACACTCTCTCAGAGCCAGACTccgaagaggaagaagatgaggaggaggaggaggaggaggctacTGATGATCCTGAATATGACCCTGGCTACAAGGTGAAGCAGCGCctgggggggggccgggggggcccaTCTCGCCGGGCCCCCCGTGCAGCCcaacccccaggccccccagcccagccctgccagctCTGTGGCCGCTCACCCCTTGGGGAGGCcccaccaggcaccccaccttGCCGGCTCTGCTGCCCTGCTACAGCCCCCCAGGAAGCTCCAGCCCCTGAAGGCAGGGTCCtcggggaggaagaggaggagccacCTCGGGTTGGGGAGGGCCGAccagctgggagggaggaggaggaggaggaggaagaggaggaaggcacTTACCACTGTACAGAGTGTGAGGATTCCTTCGACAACCTCGGGGAGCTGCATGGGCACTTCATGCTGCATGCCCGGGGTGAGGTTTAG